GCGCGCCGTGCGGGACCAGGCGCTGCGTACCCTGGGCCTATGACCCCTTTCGGCGCCCTGACCGGCCGTGCCCTGACCACCGGTCACGGGACCGAGAACGACTTCATCCTCGTGCCCGACCCCGACGGCGAGCTCCGCCTGGACGCGGCCGACGTCGTCGCCGCCTGCGACCGGCACGCCGGGCTCGGTGCCGACGGACTCATCCGCGTGGTGCGCTCGGCCGCGCTGCCGGAGGGGGCCGCCGCGCTCGCGGAGGACCCCACCGCCGAGTGGTTCATGGACTACCGCAACAGCGACGGCTCGGTCGCGGAGATGTGCGGTAACGGGGTGCGGGTCTTCGTGCACTACCTGCGCGAGCGTGGCCTGGTCGAGCTGCCGGCGGGAGGCGGCGTCGTCGTCGGCACCCGTGCAGGGGCGCGGCGGGTCACCTTCGACGGCGAGCGGTACACGGTGGAGATGGGCACCTGGGCCATGCCGGGCGGGGCCGAGGCCGTGGCGGCCGGCTACGACGTCGTGGTCCGGATCCCCGGGCTGGACGCGCCGCGCGGCGGGCTGCGGGTCACCATGCCCAACCCTCACACCGTGGTCGCCCTGCCCGACGAGGGGGAGCTGGCCGCCGCCGTCCTCACCGGTGAGCCGGCCTACGAGCCTGTCCCGCCCCAGGGCACCAACCTCGAGCTGGTGGTCCCGCTGGGCGAGGACGACGGCGACGGCGAGCCCGTCGGCCGTGTGCGGATGCGGGTGCTCGAGCGGGGCGTGGGGGAGACCCGCTCGTGCGGCACGGGCACCTGCGCCGCGGCGCTGGCGGTCCGGGCCTGGGCCGGTCCCGGAGCCCCGGACACCTGGCGCGTGCTCGTGCCCGGCGGGGAGGTCACCGTGCGGGTGCTGGGCGAGACCGTCACGCTCACCGGTCCGGCGGCGCTGACCGCCGACGTCACGCTGCTCGGCTGATCCGGGCCCGGACGGGTACCCGCGTGCCGACGGGTACCGGCGTGCCCAGGACGTGCCGGCCCGCCGGGTAGCGTGGTGCGGCAAGCTCCTCCCAGCGGCCCGGAAGAATCATGCCCAAGAAGAAGCGCAAGCCCCGCAAGACCGCCTCGCAGCACCGCCGTCACGCCGGCGGTGCCGGGGCACACCGGTCCACCGCACCCGAGGCCCTCCTGAGGGAGTTCGAGGAGTGGGCGTACGCGAACGACCTCCTGGTGAAGGACAGCACCTGGTTGGTGGGGGCCGCTATCGACCTCAAGCGTGACTGGCTGGGCTCCGCCGACCCGACCGCGTGGAGCGGGGCAGACATCCGGGCGGTCCTCACCGAGCTGTTCCCCACCCGGGTCGTGCTGGAGCCGGGCGACAGGCAGCTGCTCACGCCCACGATCACGCTGTACCTGACGTTCCTGCTCCAGACCGAGCGGCTGCGCACGGACCTGTCCGAGCCGCAGCTGACCGCTCTCATGGAGGCGCTCGCGGCTGAGGTGCCGCGGGCGCTGGCGGCGCCGTCGGGCCGCTCGATGGGCGGCAACATCATGGCCTACGCGGTCGAGCA
This window of the Georgenia yuyongxinii genome carries:
- the dapF gene encoding diaminopimelate epimerase, which encodes MTPFGALTGRALTTGHGTENDFILVPDPDGELRLDAADVVAACDRHAGLGADGLIRVVRSAALPEGAAALAEDPTAEWFMDYRNSDGSVAEMCGNGVRVFVHYLRERGLVELPAGGGVVVGTRAGARRVTFDGERYTVEMGTWAMPGGAEAVAAGYDVVVRIPGLDAPRGGLRVTMPNPHTVVALPDEGELAAAVLTGEPAYEPVPPQGTNLELVVPLGEDDGDGEPVGRVRMRVLERGVGETRSCGTGTCAAALAVRAWAGPGAPDTWRVLVPGGEVTVRVLGETVTLTGPAALTADVTLLG